A segment of the Fusarium oxysporum f. sp. lycopersici 4287 chromosome 4, whole genome shotgun sequence genome:
ACTTTTGGAGACAAACTGGAGACCTATCTTCGTATCACAATTGGTGATAATCTGGCATGTTCTTCCTCCCCGGAATTGTTCACAACTAACACCAACAGGCGGATTCTCCTGGTATCCCTTATGTGATGGAGATCTGGCCTCCAGGCCACAAATCACCAATTCACCAACACGGTGATGCCTCGGCAGTCATCAGAGTCCTCTACGGAAAGATCCAGGTATCCTGGTTCGacaaggttgaagagggaaGTCCGTCACAGTTGATTGGCAATCCGGTCATTCTCGAAGAAGGCAAAGTCACTTGGTTGGGCAAGGATCAGTATCAAGTTCATCAGCTTGAGAATACTTCGGATACTGTTTGTATCACTCTCCAGTGCTATCAgtttgatgacgatgatagaATTCATGACGAAGCGTTTTATtggaaggatgaggaggggCACAGGAGGAAGTTTATTCCGAATAGCGATAGGGCTTACGGACAGTTTGTTCGGGAGGTCAACGCTGAGTGGAAGAAATCACACTGAGTTACTAGTATAGAGGGCTATAACCAAGTTCATCATTGTTCCTGTCCGTCGCATTTCCTGTCAACATTCTTCTATCCTAAACAATCTTGGGGCCGTGTCTTCCTGCAAGTATTGAAAGCCGTTCCTAGGCTCTTCTCACGTAACAATAGAGTTAAGAAAGTCCAGATAAGGTTGCTTTGATACACTGCCCTCTTTCAGTGGTCTTGTCGTGTGCTGGAGAGCAGCTCTGTGACAGTTCAAAAATGCGTTTGTGGCAGTAGAGTTCAAAGAGCTGAGTTTAAAGTTCTTTTTATCCCCTTCGCCTGCATTCCAAGTCAAGCTGAGGTCAAAACGCGCATAAATGCGATGTCCACCCccatcgagcttcttcaCAAGATAGTCCGAGAAGTAAGCGCGCGAAGTGCCTGGCCCGGTCGCCAGTTCCTTCATGTCGACCAAATCATCCGGAGCATCTTGGTAAGAATCTCTGTCCCACGGCTTAGGAATCTTACCGATCAAGACGCTCGGAGTGTCCATAATGCCGTTCACTTTGAGGGCATCAGACTTGACGTATTCATGAGTGCTGGCGAAGAAAACATCGGTAAGTTTAGAGTCCACTCCCCAGCAAGTATTCCAATTCGGCGCTCCCGAGCCAGTTGCAAAGTCCGTGATGTCCTCCGTAGAGTTTACCAACTGGTAAGCGGGTTTGTTCGTTTTGTTGGACAAGCTCCCAGTTTGGGCTGCACCATCAATGACGAGCTGTCGGGTGACGAATTGCACCCATTTGAAGTCGTCATACGTAGAATCATCTTTGAAGATGAGACCGAAGCCGCCATATCTCTTGGTATCCTCAGGGACATACAGTCTGCTGACCAGTGCGGCAGTCCCAGTGCCGTCGATGCTGGTTAGTTTAGCATTGACTGCATTTTCAGCTGGAAGGGGGTTCGAAACGTCTTGGGCGACCAGTTCGGCAAACTTGTTACCATAGAGTGGTGTCTGGTTGGTCATGGTTATTTGTTGATTTGGGTTTATGGGTCAAGGTGTAGGCAATTTGATGTGATGAAGGAGCACTGTTGAAGAGTGAGTGTTTTCGGGCTTGCGGAGAGAAGACTGCACTCGTGGAAGTTAGCCCTTATTTATCTTTTCATGAATGCAAGCTGAAAGcatgtgatgtgatgatgtttAGTCATACCTCTTTAGCAGTGTGGCTTCACAGCCACTGTTCAATAGTAGGATAGAGCTGAAAGCACAATACCAATAAGCAACAGCGAAACTTGTGACATGCTGCTTCATGGCTTACTTCAGCGGAGTAAGCCTATCACGAGACCCTTCCAATTACTGAAAGAGAGCAGTGCGTGGTTACATTCATACCATTATTGACGTAAGCGGTGTTCTGAACATGACTTATTAGCTTGACATATCATTTCAGGATTTCGAAGTTTGTTTCTAAATGCAAGAAACTCAATGCATAGTCCTTCGACTGTGATTAGAAATGTAAGCGGTATCATGTATCCAATCACAATCGACTTGGAGGCCGAGGGAGTGAGTCCAGCTGATCTTTATCATTCTGGTGGTCAAACAAAGGGCCGGAATGgcaaccatcaccaacccgGAATAGGTTGTTTCTTCGAAATGGGCGTGCTATTAGATCAATAGTGGATTATAAAGTTCTAGCAATTTGGCTAAATGCAGTATCATACGTGACCAATGGGTTTTGACGGTGCCAACGTAGTTACCAAGCAAGAAAACTACGCGCCCTGAACCTTAACAAGTTAACATTGCAGCATAACAGCGGAACACTACGCCACAACATGAGTAAGCCATATTGTGGCTTCTGTTGTGAACAAACTGCTGCTGCCACTGTTGACGTCAATGCCCACATTCACAGTGCCCTGCCCTCAGTTCACTGCCACCAAGGACTCTCTTACCCCTTCCCCTCTCTTTTCACCTTTTTTTCCTTCTAACATCatgcaaaaaaaaaaaaaaactgGACTTCTCGGGCCGCAGTCGTTGTAAAATTCCAACACCTACCTATTTAACGAGCGCATTTACCTCCTTTTCTAGAAGGATCGGGGATTGCGGAAGGAACTCCCCTGTGCTCGCCATATTCTTTGGGTCGCAGGTCGGTCGCCTGGCTTCGGAACCAGTCCTCTTTGCGCCTCAGCGCTGAGTTGGCAGAGGCTTATCTAGGGCCGCCATGTTCTTTGGGTTCCTGAACAAGCTTTCTGTCAATGAACCTGACATTTTCGGCTTGCGATACCTCGTTCATTCATTGAGCCCGGTGAGCATAGGattcatgttgtgttgcTGACATTAGTGTACAGAGAATATGGCGGCGCCTTCGCAGTACCGATATCGATCTTTGCCACTTTGTCTCTCAAATATGGACTGAATCATGTTTATCTTTGAAGCTCCACGCTGCTATAACGAACTGGCCAGGGTGAGTTATGCTTGATGCCACAAAGCACGACGAGAAACTGATGGTGCCTGGTAGGATGGGGATGATATGTCGGGTCAGGGCTGGGCACCGTTCGACCACTGGTATATCTGACCTGAATCGACGCGAGCCACGCTGACGATACAGTCAATCGGATGACCGTAGCGAAAGGCAAGGCTTGTTTTAGCAGCAAGGTTCAACGCGTATTCCGTATTCCGTATCCCGTATCCCGTTTGCCCCCACATTATCAATCATGACTCCGCGCTAAACCTCTTCTGGTGCTTTGGAGCGCTGCGCACCTTACGTCCAACCCAGCTTGATGGTATATAACCTGAAGGGACGCGACAACATGCGACTTCTCAAGATTATGACAGACTCATACCATGAATGCGGATAAAGACTTTGGCCCGCAGCGAGCGGGCGTTTTCGACTTTACAATTCTTTTTGAACAAAGTATTTTGTCTCTCCTCCCGACTGGTCTGTTCATCTTGCTTGTGCCGCTGAGATTCTATGTACTCTGGAACAATGAAAGGGTCACCAAATCTGAACCCTTGTTGTGGGCAAAAATGGTAAGCaatcgcttcttcttgctccttGTGCTAACAAATCAGGTCACGACCGCCATTTATGCCAGCCTTCAAACCGCTTTACTTGTCCTCTGGTGCCGACAAAACTCGACAAATACAGCCATCGCTGAGCCTGTCCTTGGCTTGATCGAATCTTTTGCACTTGCCGCTTTGTCGTTCGTTGAACACCGAAACTCAAAGAAACCGTCGAAGTTGATCGGGACATTTCtcgtcatcaccatcatcctcgaCATTGCCCTCGTCCGAACCTTTTGGATACGATCGATGCGGACAACTGCAGCTGTATTCACTGCCTCCTTCGTACTTAAGACGATTCTCTTGATTCTCGAAGAAACACCAAAGAGCCTactcaacgaaaaagaaaagatacACGAGACCTCATCGGGAGTGGTCAACAGGAGTTTCTTCTGGTGGTTGAATGGACTCTTTCTGCAAGGCCATCGCACCATTCTCGAGACCGAAGACTTACAGGCAATAGACTCAAAGTTTGATACAGACCATGTATCAGCGCCGTTGGAGAAACAATGGGAACGAGGTAAGCCGAGACTCTCCGATCTATCCCGAACCTTATTGCTGTGGACATCTAACAGTTGCAGCCCGCAATAGTGGCCAGCCCAGTCTCTTGAAATCCACTTTCCTCGCATACAAGTGGCAATTCGCCGCCGGTATCATCCCTCGACTCCTTTACAGCGGCTTCAACTTTGCGCAGCCCTTCCTCATCCAATCCGTCATCGTGCTCGTCAGCAAAAAGGAAATGTCGGTCCAAATTTCCAGCGGGCTCATCGGAGCAACAGTCCTCATCTACCTCGGCCTTGCCATTTCTGGCGCCTGGCACAAACACATGTCTTACCAGTTGGTGACTATGTACAGAGGTGGATTAGTGtctttgatcttcaagaagacgctcaagctcaagaccACGTCCATCAAGGACTCTGCACCTGTTACACTCATGACGGCGGACGTGGAGACTATTGTTGCTGCCGGAGCCTCGGTCCATGATATGTGGGCAAACATGCTTGAACTTCCTGTGGGGATTTATCTGCTTTATCGTCAAGTTGGTAAGCCTAGCTTGCTTGTGCTGGTTCCAACCGTCAGTGAGTACTCTATCCCACGTTAGACCAAGCTAACAGTCAAGTCACAACGATCCTCAGCGGCATCATCTCTCCAGCCATGGAGCCAGCGACAGTGAAATGGAATGAAGCTGTTCAGAAGCGAGTTGGTGAAACATCAAGCATGCTCAATCAAATGAAAGGCATCAAAATGATGGGCTTGACAGATTTCTTTCGCAAAATGGTCCAGGGCCTAAGAGTCAAAGAGCTCAAAGTATCTGCCAGGTTCCGATGGTTGCTCGTCTACTTCAATGCCCTTGGTAAGTCGCCTCATGATTGCGTTACATCGCTAACGGTACAGCCATGATCTCTGCCCAGTTGACGCCGGTGGTTGTCATCATGTCTGCAATTTACTGGACCAAAGCAGATGAAGGCCTGAGTGTCGCAGAAGCGTTCACATCGCTGTCCCTGATCTCTCTTGTGACTCAACCACTTATCATGATTCTCGTCTCCTTGATGCAGATTGCAGGTGTTGTCGGGGGCTGTGGCAGGATTCAAGCGTTTTTGCTCCTGGATGAGCAGGTTGTTGCTAAGGAGACAGTCGATGTTGACGCCGTCACTGTGCAGAACGCCAACTTTCAGGCGCCCGACGGAAATTCTTTGCTCACCGATATAAACCTCCACATCTCGCCCGGGACACTAAACATGCTTGCAGGCAGGGTAGGCTGCGGAAAGTCATCACTCTTGAGAGCGATCATCGGCGAGCTTATACCAGCAGAGGGGACGGTCGAGACCGAGGACTCTCTTGCGTATTGCGACCAGGTACCATGGCTCCGCAACACCACAATTCGAGAAAACATCGTTGGGCTGTCGCCGATAGACGACAAGTGGCTGTCGACAGTTCTTCACGCTTGCGCTTTGGATGAGGATCTCCATCAATTGCCCCAAGGTCAAGAGACAACTGTTGGTTCTGGTGGAGTGGCTTTAAGTGGAGGCCAAAAACAGAGGGTTGCCCTTTCACGAGCTGTCTATTCGCGAAAAAAGCTCATTCTACTTGACGATgtcttcagcagccttgacagAACGACTGCAGATACAGTCTTCCATCGCCTTCTGGGGTCTGATGGTTTGCTTCGGACGAGCACTGTTATCTTGGTAACCAGTAACGGTATGAGCTCTCCCGGTTTGAAGCTTTTCTAACAGTTTAGTCCATTATCTACCATTCGCGGACTTTGTTACCGTGATTGAAGACGGCCGAATCACTCGCAATCAAGTTCCATACTCTCAACTTGAAGCCACCGAAACTCTAAATACTATCGCACCAATCGAAACTCAGGAACCTACACAAAAGGACATAGTCAAGCTTACTCCGAAGAAGGAAATTGACTTGGCTCGAAAGACTGGGGATACCGATTGCTACAAGATATATGTTAAGTCAATGGGTTGGAAAGTCATTAGCATCATCTTTCCAACTTCAGTGATCGGCGCCGTACTTGAAGCCATGCCTCGTGAGTATTGTGATCTTTGTTCAGACGAGGCTAATGATATAGAAATCTGGTTACGAATATGGACGGAGAAAGGTGAAGGCTCGAAGGATGCCCATTACGCAGGAGGGTATATAGGACTAGTCGTTGCTTCAATGGCCCTGGCACTCCTAAACATCGAGTAAGTGAACCGGTTATAGAAGCACCTCGCTGATTATCAGTTACTTTCTCATTGTAGGCGTCGAAAAATCATCAAACAACCTCCACGAGCAGCTTTTGAACTCTGTCTGCAGGTGCGTACGCCGTCTAGTGTTGGACTCGTCAGAGTTATCGAGGTGTCCGTATCTAACTTGGTTTCGACAGAGCCCCTTTGCATTTCTTTACATCAACAGAAAACGGTAGCATTCTGAACCGGTAGGTCAAGGCCCGGTTCCAAAGTCTTTACTGATCCGAGTAGCTTCAGTCAGGACATGACACTCATCGATATGTCTCTTCCGCTAGCGTTCTATCTGACACTCGATTGTAAGCACTTCCTGATTATGAGACTCCGCTAACTCTCCCAGTGACCTTGCGATGTCTGGTTCAAATTGGTGTGGTAGCATCCGGAGCCAGCTACTTTGGCGCGTTTCTCCCAATTTCATTCTTGGCTCTATATCTCATCCAGAAGTATTACCTTCGTACCTCCCGACAGATGCGACTACTGGATCTGGAAGCCAAGACACCACTCTACACACAATTCACAGAGATTACTGCTGGACTCGCAACTATCCGCTCATTCGGCTGGACAGATGAGTTTCTGGATGAAAGCTGTCGTATGCTGAATACATCACAGAAACCTTTCTATCTCATGTTTTGTATTCAGCGATGGTTAGAACTAGTGCTGGACCTCTTCGTTGCTGGGATGGCCATCTTGTTAGTCACAATTGCGCTTCGAATTCCCGGTACCACTAGCGAGGGTGCCATTGGGCTAGCGATGGTCAACCTGCTAGGGTTGAACCTGACACTAACAATGGTGATTGATCAATGGACGACTCTGGAGACGTCACTTGGAGCTATTGCCAGGTTGAAATCGTTCATCAGCAACACCCCGAACGAAAATAAGCAGGATGAGACCGAAGTGCCAGACAATTGGCCAGGGGGTAGAATCGTGTTCGATGGCGTAACTGCGTCATACAGGTACGCGAGAGCTTCTCCTGGGAGTTCCGACTAACAACCTAGTGATGAATCGCAACCTGTACTTCGTGATGTTTCTCTTACTGTTGAAGCTGGGCAAAGAGTCTGCGTATGTGGACGTACTGGAAGGTAATGGCCAAAGTCGATTGATGATTCGATGAACTAGCTGACATCTCAGTGGCAAATCATCTTTGATCCTTTCAATTCTACGTTTACTCGAGCTACAATCAGGAAGGATTCATATCGACGGCAAAGACCTAGCATCACTATCACGTCAACATATCCGATCCCAGATAACAACAATCCCTCAAGATCCCGTAAGCGTCACAGGCACAGTACGACAGAATCTTGACCCGGAAGCACTCATCCAAGCGGATGAAATCCTCATTGAAGCTCTTAGAAAGACTACCCTATGGGCAACCATTGACACCCGCGGTGGACTTGATGCTGATCTGAGTGAGCTTGGATTTTCAGTCGGCCAACGTCAATTGTTTTGTCTCGCACGAGCCTTCCTCTCACATTCAAAGATCGTCCTACTCGATGAACCAACCAGCAGTGTTGACAACGCTACCGACAAAGACGTACGACGTATCATTCGAGAGGTTATGCAAGGGCGAACAGTGATTGAAGTCACTCATCGTCTTGACTATGTGACAGACTTTGATCTCGCCGTTGTCATGAAGGATGGGCGAATCATCGAGACTGGCGACCCAAAGGAGTTACTCGTCCAGAACTCAGCTTTGAAGGCGCTGCGGGGATGACATCACTCTACTCACCATGTATATCAATGTTCTTATAtacatctcatctcatctatTGTAcattaaatttattatacttttgTCTATCCATATCCCAATCTAATCGCTCTTTGAAGGCCACTTTATCCTTCGCTCTGCCCTCACATACAGGTTGTTCGGTCGAATCAATTGAAACATTGGATCATACTCAACAGGTCCATCTTGTGCAAGACTGAACTTGTATCGATACACCAACTTGGGCAGGAAGACCTTGACTTCTTGCAGAGCAAAGTTGAAACCAACACACATACGAGGTCCAGTGGCGAAAGGAATATACGAAGCATTAGGGCGGTTCTTGACACGATCAGTGTCCCATCGATCAGGATCAAACAAAGCTGGGTTGTCCCAaatcttggtgttgttgtgaaTGTGGTGAAGGGCGGGAATGACGATAGAGTCTTTGGGAAGCTTATAGCCACCGGGGAGGACCATGTCGACGGATGCTGTTCGTGCAGGTTGGTACGAAGGGTTGTGTCGTCGTTGTGTCTCCTTGATGTACTTGTCAAGGAAGGTAAGTTTGTTGGTAAGGTCGGCAGTGATTTGGGTGTTCtcatcgaagccattgtCCACCATTTCTTGGAGAAGTCTCTCTTGCATGCCAGGGTAAGCAACGAGGCCGTAGAGCAGCCATGAAAGAAGAGAACTAGTTGTTGTGAAACCGGCACCAGTGGCAACAACAAGAGGCTCCATGATTCGCTCACGAGGAAGCTTGTTGCCCTTGCTATCACTAGCACGAAGGACATAATCGACCATGTTCTCGGCTTGGACAGCAGCATCCTGCAGCTCCAAGTCTCCCTCACCCTTGGAAGCGTTCTCAACAGactccttcatcatcaactccatgTGCGCGCGAGCATCCCGGAGACGTTGAGGGTCACCGAATGGGAGGTTCTTGTACCAGCTGCCCATTGAagtgatcttcttgttgagttcCAGAGATTGCGCAattctcatcaccattgcATGAGGTCTTGCATCAGGAGAGGTAAAGTGTTGGAAGTCCATGCCAAGCACCAACTTGCCGACAGCCTGAGATCCAAGCTTCAACATGTA
Coding sequences within it:
- a CDS encoding cytochrome P450 oxidoreductase, with product MATKRFHLMGEDPSTAQEIEIPTSLDEQGLQHLVASHFAIVDPSGIGFVTESDALTTVADVLATDDISITIDGKAVREVPGPKGLPLVGNYFEVYPDHLGNHQRLFEKYGPLFKTTNMGSTIYHTNDPKLANIVFGETDFFSKRIIEGHPLFPIKNKEAGVFLGDTDTEEWKEVHKFLPPALGPKAVRHYAPTMQKTVEDAFKVFDELDERDEAWNVYPYMLKLGSQAVGKLVLGMDFQHFTSPDARPHAMVMRIAQSLELNKKITSMGSWYKNLPFGDPQRLRDARAHMELMMKESVENASKGEGDLELQDAAVQAENMVDYVLRASDSKGNKLPRERIMEPLVVATGAGFTTTSSLLSWLLYGLVAYPGMQERLLQEMVDNGFDENTQITADLTNKLTFLDKYIKETQRRHNPSYQPARTASVDMVLPGGYKLPKDSIVIPALHHIHNNTKIWDNPALFDPDRWDTDRVKNRPNASYIPFATGPRMCVGFNFALQEVKVFLPKLVYRYKFSLAQDGPVEYDPMFQLIRPNNLYVRAERRIKWPSKSD